GCCCCGAAAATAAAGAGTTTCACAGAGCTCAGCCGAAACCCTGCCCTGAGCGGGACAACCACGGCACAGtcctgccctgtgcccagcccctCGTAGCCCACCTGGTCCCTCCACCTCCAGCATCGACACCAGCaagaggggagcggggcagccccagggaccctGAGTGGAGGGGACCCAGTGTCCCGGGGTGAGGCACAGCTCCACGACgaggggggctctgccccacagctctcACCGCCCCGGAGCCCATCTCAGGCCGAGGCCTTACCGGgacccccgccgcctcccgctgcgATCCCTCCCGCTccggacacccccagccccagtggcGGCGGGGCCATGGTGCCCTCTGCGCAGCAgcgggggaaggagaggagccgGCCGGCCGCACCGCCCCGTACCTCCGTGCCGGGCCTCAGCCGAGCAGCACCCGCCCTCAGTCCCCGCCAGCCATggccgccgccggggggcgggagccggggcccTCCCAGCGGGCCGGTCCTGGGcggtgccgcccgcccccgcACTGCCCCCTCGGGccgcgcctcccgccccgcgtccccccgccgccgccattttgtgtgtgtgtgtgcgtgtgtgtcccCGCCCGCGGCGCCCCCTCCCGGCCTCGGCCCTTCGAGATGGCGCCGAAGGTGCTCGGCAAGGCGCTGGTCACCGCCAAATGGCTCTCGGAGGCCTTGAGGGCCGGGCGGGTGGGGACGAGCCTGCGGGTACTGGATGCCTCCTGGTACCCGCCACAGGAGCGAAACGCCCGGCAGGAGTTCGAGGAGAGGCACATCCCCGGGGCGTCCTTCTTCGACATTGAGGAGTGCCGGGACCAGTCCTCCCCCTACGACTTCATGCTGCCCAGCGAGTCCCACTTTGCTGACTACGTGGGGCGCCTGGGGGTCAGCAATGACACCCATGTGGTGGTGTACGACGGGGACAAGCTGGGCACCTTCTACGCCCCCCGTGCCTGGTGGATGTTCCGGGCCTTCGGGCACAAGGAGGTCTCCGTGCTGAACGGCGGCTTCAAGAACTGGGTGGAGGAGGGCCACCCCGTCACGGCAGAGGTCAGCCAGCCTGCCCCGGCCGTCTTTAAGGCCAAGCTGAACACGGCTCTGCTGAAGACTTTTGAGGAGATGATGCAGAACGTGGGGTCCCTGCGGTTCCAGGTGGTGGATTCCCGCCCCGAGGGCCGGTTCCGGGGGACTGAGCTGGACCAAGGTAATGGAGGTGGGAACAGCACCTGCCCCCTGCACCAGAGCGGGATGAGTGTTGATACTAGTCCAGGCGTACCCAGCCAGCAAACAGATTTTCCTAATGCACAGGCATGCCTTAGCCTAACTTGGTGATTTACCTTAAGGTATCCACAGCTGAGCATTCAGGTCCCAGTACCCTCACAGAATGCTCTTCTTGTAGTTGCTTGTAAAGCTGCGGGAGGAAATAGCAGAAAAGGTCTGCAGTCAGTTGGCTCCAGGATCCCCCATCCCACGCCCTGCAGAAGTTAATCAGACAGAAAGGCAATACAGGAGGTGAAAGCTCCCAGGGGTTTGTTCAGGCTCCTATCTAACG
The genomic region above belongs to Mycteria americana isolate JAX WOST 10 ecotype Jacksonville Zoo and Gardens chromosome 1, USCA_MyAme_1.0, whole genome shotgun sequence and contains:
- the LOC142409593 gene encoding thiosulfate sulfurtransferase, with product MAPKVLGKALVTAKWLSEALRAGRVGTSLRVLDASWYPPQERNARQEFEERHIPGASFFDIEECRDQSSPYDFMLPSESHFADYVGRLGVSNDTHVVVYDGDKLGTFYAPRAWWMFRAFGHKEVSVLNGGFKNWVEEGHPVTAEVSQPAPAVFKAKLNTALLKTFEEMMQNVGSLRFQVVDSRPEGRFRGTELDQGLESGHIPGAVNIPFHSFLTETGHEKSIEEIQQIFREKKVDLSKPLTATCRKGVTACHIALAAYLCGKRDVAVYDGSWSEWFHRAPPRYKVSELKRNKA